A stretch of the Capsicum annuum cultivar UCD-10X-F1 chromosome 8, UCD10Xv1.1, whole genome shotgun sequence genome encodes the following:
- the LOC107840319 gene encoding transcription factor HHO6 encodes MGSIPPELSLDCRPSFVPESVTDFLRKVSLIRHIPDKLAQIDDYISRLDDEMRKIEAFKRELPLSVLLVKDAIGTLREESMQYRKSRKEPVLEEFIPLKKSLDEDTKAEITAKDKDSREKMSWMSSVQLWNSESHCEKTDEVNNKQPSKSELKVDTRKSLEEEGHSSITEDPFRSYKTMNVGKAFSPFKGFSVAAVRKDNKDELPGVTGLSLHTPGIAKLREDTVTSGLNSKHNGSRGGLSSAAGCQSNIRTGSLAQQQSARKQRRCWSPELHRRFVDALQQLGGSQVATPKQIRELMQVDGLTNDEVKSHLQKYRLHTRRVPNSQTQPANKSGVALGNLWMSQGQYVESSKRSSSQSGSPPGPLHLAVSCGGTSTTVGDSMEEEDDVKSENHSWKNHVHTSGKIDV; translated from the exons ATGGGTTCGATCCCACCTGAATTGAGCTTAGATTGTAGACCAAGTTTTGTTCCTGAATCCGTTACTGATTTTCTTAGAAAAGTTTCTTTGATCCGTCATATACCTGATAAACTAGCACAGATTGATGATTATATATCCAGACTTGATGATGAAATGAGGAAAATTGAAGCCTTTAAACGCGAGCTTCCTCTTTCTGTTCTTCTTGTTAAAGACG CTATTGGAACTTTGAGAGAAGAATCAATGCAATatagaaaatcaagaaaagaacCAGTATTGGAAGAGTTTATTCCACTGAAGAAGAGTTTGGATGAAGATACTAAAGCTGAAATCACGGCTAAAGATAAGGACAGTAGAGAAAAGATGAGTTGGATGAGCTCTGTGCAGCTCTGGAACAGTGAATCTCACTGTGAAAAGACCGATGAAGTGAATAATAAGCAGCCATCTAAATCAGAATTGAAAGTG GATACTCGGAAATCCCTTGAAGAAGAAGGGCATAGTTCAATAACTGAAGATCCATTCCGGTCGTATAAAACCATGAATGTGGGAAAGGCATTTTCACCTTTCAAGGGGTTTTCAGTGGCAGCAGTTAGGAAGGACAATAAAGATGAGCTACCAGGAGTAACAGGATTATCGCTTCATACTCCTGGAATTGCGAAGCTGAGGGAGGATACTGTGACTAGTGGTTTGAATTCAAAACACAATGGTAGCAGAGGTGGATTATCTAGTGCAGCAGGTTGCCAATCAAATATAAGGACTGGATCACTGGCTCAGCAGCAGTCTGCTAGAAAGCAAAGAAGATGCTGGTCACCAGAACTGCATAGGCGATTTGTCGATGCACTCCAACAACTTGGGGGTTCACAAG TTGCAACTCCTAAGCAGATTAGAGAGCTCATGCAAGTGGATGGCCTAACAAATGATGAAGTAAAGAGTCATTTGCAG AAATATCGGCTTCATACACGAAGGGTTCCAAATTCACAGACCCAACCAGCAAATAAGTCTGGCGTGGCTCTGGGAAATTTATGGATGTCCCAAGGCCAATACGTGGAATCCTCAAAGCGCAGTAGTTCTCAATCTGGTTCCCCTCCCGGTCCTCTACACTTGGCTGTGAGTTGTGGCGGTACTTCCACGACTGTGGGTGATAGcatggaagaagaagatgatgtaAAATCTGAGAATCACAGCTGGAAAAACCATGTTCACACCTCTGGAAAGATTGATGTATAG
- the LOC107840320 gene encoding upstream activation factor subunit spp27 isoform X1, whose protein sequence is MVSDSVLIERLRQILTVSDLETATAGTVRRMLEEEFGVDLLDRKAFIRDQIDVFLRIHVQETPNDDAQEVEDVKEEENGDSCSEGEEELVENDNSNDTGSKKKARRSEKVNGEEKRKGGFNKPCALSPQLQKLVGEPELGRPEVVKKIWAYIREKKLQNPQNKRKILCDDVLSGIFRAKAIDMFQMNKVLSKHIWPIDEKDAAEVKSSVKRTQKQGREEALDEPKQKEKRQKGGGSGFLAPVRLSDALGKFFGNGENSLPRAEVIKRIWQYIKENELQDPSNKKTIICDERLKELFQVDSFHGFTVSKLLTAHFIK, encoded by the exons ATGGTGTCGGATTCTGTGTTAATTGAACGGCTCCGGCAAATACTAACAGTTTCTGACCTTGAAACTGCCACTGCCGGGACTGTTCGTCGGATGCTTGAGGAGGAATTTGGGGTTGATTTACTTGATAGGAAAGCGTTTATAAGGGACCAAATCGATGTTTTCCTTCGAATCCATGTTCAAGAAACTCCAAATGATGACGCACAAGAAGTAGAGGATGTGAAGGAAGAGGAAAATGGTGATTCTTGTTCAGAGGGAGAGGAAGAATTAGTGGAGAATGACAATTCTAATGATACGGGTTCAAAGAAGAAAGCTAG aAGGTCTGAGAAAGTGAatggagaagaaaagagaaaaggggGCTTTAACAAACCATGTGCACTTTCTCCACAGCTTCAGAAATTGGTTGGCGAACCAGAACTTGGCAGACCAGAG GTCGTCAAGAAGATTTGGGCCTATATCCGGGAGAAGAAATTACAAAACCCACAGAACAAGCGGAAAATTTTGTGTGATGATGTTTTGAGTGGAATTTTTCGGGCCAAAGCAATAGACATGTTCCAGATGAACAAAGTGCTATCCAAGCATATTTGGCCCATAGATGAGAAAGATG CCGCTGAAGTCAAATCTTCTGTGAAGAGGACACAGAAACAAGGCAGAGAAGAAG CTTTAGATGAGCCAAAGCAGAAAGAGAAAAGGCAGAAAGGTGGAGGATCTGGCTTTCTTGCTCCAGTTCGATTGTCAGATGCTCTTGGGAAATTCTTTGGCAATGGTGAAAATTCCTTGCCGCGAGCTGAGGTTATCAAGCGAATATGgcaatatataaaagaaaatgagCTGCAG GATCCATCCAATAAGAAGACAATTATCTGTGATGAACGGTTGAAAGAACTATTTCAAGTTGATTCGTTCCATGGCTTCACAGTTTCGAAACTGCTGACTGCTCATTTTATCAAATGA
- the LOC107840320 gene encoding upstream activation factor subunit spp27 isoform X2 encodes MVSDSVLIERLRQILTVSDLETATAGTVRRMLEEEFGVDLLDRKAFIRDQIDVFLRIHVQETPNDDAQEVEDVKEEENGDSCSEGEEELVENDNSNDTGSKKKARSEKVNGEEKRKGGFNKPCALSPQLQKLVGEPELGRPEVVKKIWAYIREKKLQNPQNKRKILCDDVLSGIFRAKAIDMFQMNKVLSKHIWPIDEKDAAEVKSSVKRTQKQGREEALDEPKQKEKRQKGGGSGFLAPVRLSDALGKFFGNGENSLPRAEVIKRIWQYIKENELQDPSNKKTIICDERLKELFQVDSFHGFTVSKLLTAHFIK; translated from the exons ATGGTGTCGGATTCTGTGTTAATTGAACGGCTCCGGCAAATACTAACAGTTTCTGACCTTGAAACTGCCACTGCCGGGACTGTTCGTCGGATGCTTGAGGAGGAATTTGGGGTTGATTTACTTGATAGGAAAGCGTTTATAAGGGACCAAATCGATGTTTTCCTTCGAATCCATGTTCAAGAAACTCCAAATGATGACGCACAAGAAGTAGAGGATGTGAAGGAAGAGGAAAATGGTGATTCTTGTTCAGAGGGAGAGGAAGAATTAGTGGAGAATGACAATTCTAATGATACGGGTTCAAAGAAGAAAGCTAG GTCTGAGAAAGTGAatggagaagaaaagagaaaaggggGCTTTAACAAACCATGTGCACTTTCTCCACAGCTTCAGAAATTGGTTGGCGAACCAGAACTTGGCAGACCAGAG GTCGTCAAGAAGATTTGGGCCTATATCCGGGAGAAGAAATTACAAAACCCACAGAACAAGCGGAAAATTTTGTGTGATGATGTTTTGAGTGGAATTTTTCGGGCCAAAGCAATAGACATGTTCCAGATGAACAAAGTGCTATCCAAGCATATTTGGCCCATAGATGAGAAAGATG CCGCTGAAGTCAAATCTTCTGTGAAGAGGACACAGAAACAAGGCAGAGAAGAAG CTTTAGATGAGCCAAAGCAGAAAGAGAAAAGGCAGAAAGGTGGAGGATCTGGCTTTCTTGCTCCAGTTCGATTGTCAGATGCTCTTGGGAAATTCTTTGGCAATGGTGAAAATTCCTTGCCGCGAGCTGAGGTTATCAAGCGAATATGgcaatatataaaagaaaatgagCTGCAG GATCCATCCAATAAGAAGACAATTATCTGTGATGAACGGTTGAAAGAACTATTTCAAGTTGATTCGTTCCATGGCTTCACAGTTTCGAAACTGCTGACTGCTCATTTTATCAAATGA